One Conger conger chromosome 7, fConCon1.1, whole genome shotgun sequence genomic window, GTGAAATTTACTAGCTAGAGCTAGGGGACGTTAGCGAGTCTGTATAACTAACTTCGCTTTGTTCCGTTTCCCTGAGAGTTGGTGGTGACAACACGTTGTCAACCAAGCACGGGGTTGATCCTTTGAAACATTGAAAGCACATACTTCTAGTGAATTATTACAGAAGATTCGCGAGAAAAGAGAGCTGCATATTTCAGAGAACGCTATTTTAGCTCATGTAGCTATAACTAACAGGTCCTCTCCCATACAGGTGCCTTATCATTTTTAGACCGATCAGAATGACCCACTGCTCCACACGTCATGCGTTAACATCTGATTTGTTTTATGATAATTGTTGTGGAATTTGAAGttttatattaatttttaatgaatttcgTGCTTGACAGTTCCGTTGAAGTAACTTAATTCTGAGCCTTGGTGATGAAGGCAGATGGAGAAACAATCCTCGTAGtgcactttatttaaaaaaaatcttaagaCTGGTTGGCCTGGCGTTACATCCAGCTAAGTGTTCATTCTCTGTGTATCGATGTGCTGAACTGTTCGGTAGCGATCATGACAGCGCAGATTTTCGCTGGCAGTGCATATTTGGGCAGAGTATCGCCCAGGGACTCGAGGGTTTAGTTGGCCTGGATTTCCCCGTCCCACCAGCTGCCTGTCTGATCGCATTACTGACGCCTTGCAAAATATGCCTCCTTTTTAACTTTCCTCAGAGAACCTCAGTCCATGATGTCATTGTAACTTTTGATATACCAGTACAATTTGTTTTCGTGAGCTCTCGTGAGCCATATGCATTTTATCCATAATCTCCATTCCCCCCTCCAACCATACCTTGCAATTAGTTATCATTTGCAAGAACATTGATCCAGAAAGATAAACTAGCATAATACCAAGAAGCTTTGGGTTTCATATTTATGGGAACACAAACTTTCATGATTCAAGTAAAAATCTGGTACTGGTGCTATTTTGAATACTTGCACAGCAATGTTTAATTTGACTACCAAATGTGATGGTCAAATAGGTGTTTTAGCCAGGACATGAAAAGCCATTAACCcttcattgctccagtggggattgtccgctgtttagtctaatcaactgtaggttgttatggataaaagcatcaactaaatTAGAAATGATATTATAAACTATAATAAATACGGTGCTGTTGGTGCCCTCGACAGGCCTTCGGCGAGCTGCAGGTGAAGATGATCGATACGCAGCAGAAGGTGAAGCTGGCCGATCTGCAGATCGAGCAGCTCAGCCGTGTGAAGAAGCACGCCAACCTGACCAACGCAGAGATCACCACGCTGCCCAACACCACGCGCATGTACGAGGGCGTCGGTCGAATGTGAGTTCAACCGGCACCGCGCAAAAAATGTTTCTGCCCCCCGCTCACTAGAAGTGTTCCAGATTATTGAATCTCACAAATATTCTTACAGATCTCACAAATATTCTTACAGATCTCACAAAATATTCTCCCAGATCTGACAAATATTCTCGCAGATCTTACACATTCTCATAGAATTCATTAAATATTCTCCCAGATCTCACAAATATTCTTTCAGATCTCGCAAATTGTTTCACAGATCTCACAAATATTCTCCCAGATCTCGCAAATATTCTCACAGATCTCACAAATGCTCTCACAGGTGAAACACGCTTGACCGAGGACAATGACGGTGGCCGCGGTTCAGCGGTTTAATGAAAGTTCGTAGGTCACGTTGCAGCAGCAGGAACCGCTCCCCAGCGCAGCCTCCGAGAATAGGGGTGTTAAAGCGAAAGCCTACAGGGCACAAAGTGTCTGCCAGACACAGTGGGCCTCGGGGCCTGCCGTCTGCCAACACCCCTGTCCAGGAGTAATACGGTAGACGGCGTGGAAGGCACGCGCTCGCGAGCTGACCCGTCTGGCTGCTTGAGAGCGCCTGTGATGATGTCAGCAAACAGCAGCCTGagtgagcgcgctcagtgtgTCCTCGCTGCCAGCCCGCCGCAGAAATAGCAGCGTGCTGTCATCGTCACGCCGCGGCTATTCCGGGAGCTACCCGTTTGGGCTGCTGGCCCGCGGGGTGGGAGATTCCTCGCTACCGTGGCGGGTGGGGAAGGGTGCCAGGGTTCGGGGTTGGGGTACGCCAAGAGGCCGGTTGATGGGCTGCAtcgtaggggggggggggggatccccTATGGATAGGCCTCAGCTGGGGACCCCGAAAAACCTTAGTGGCGTCTCTCGTCTCTTGTACACAACATTTAGAAATGCTTCTCTCAAATGcttttttcagccattttgttatgGGATTCTAGTTGGTGCATGAGCATGTTTCAAGTGGAAGTGACTCAGACACGACTCTTGACCACTAGGTTTTGGGAGTCATGTTTCCCACCCCTCTGTCCATTGCATTGTGTTCAAAGAGGTTAAGGTCCTTAGTGTACCGATGCAACCGCTATACTGTTTGTCTGTAAGAACCGTTTCTTGTGTTTCCTGACTGTAGTTTATTGTGTGTagtgtcaaaaaaattaagCTGGAGTCTTTATCAGTGGATCAGCTGAACTTTGCAGCTTGCTTCCTGGaacgtttgtgtgtttatgtgtgtgtgtgtgtgtgtgtgtgtgtgtgtttgtgtgtgtgcatggccgTGTCTGGTGCTTCCTGACAAACTGCTCACCCTCTGTGTCATCGGTCCAACAATGGGCCGTTTCCCTGGCGATGTGGAAGTGTGTTTTCCTGCAGCTGGGAATCTCATCAGGTACAACAGGAGCGGGAAAATGACCAGAAGCCGGAAAATGGCTTCTTAGCTTCTTGCAGACGAGTGCGTGTGTCCGTTTTGcaacatgactgtgtgtgtgagagcaatCCCTTGGCAAACGCAGGTACGgaatgcaagcccaagccagctgcctgtctgtctgtctgtctgtctgtctgtctgtctgtctgtgcttttTAGTTTTGATCTCTTGGAATAAATAGCAGGAGCACACCCCGAtcgccacccccacccctcccaccccacacgCCGCTCTGCGGATGGCTGCTGGCAGATTCCCCCTCGGTGACCTCATGCTCTGGGACGCACACTTGTTATGTACCCGGGGGGTGCTATTCACTGCTCATCCTGCGCTATTTGggcctgtctgactgtctgacctgcagcagagagggagcaggggacGGAGggccaaaataaatgtaaaaaataaagaaacagtgacacacacctcTCTTTGGGGTAATTGGGTTGGGTTCCTCTCATTTATTTGGACAgcctttcctccctccctcccattcCACAGGTGTTGCTGAATGCGGGAAGCTTGGAGGAATGACCGGAGAGGAAGTCCTGGAGGGGtttcagatggggggggggttaggatgAGTGTCAGCCAGGTGCtgtggaagagaggagaggagaggaggggagggagagagagagggagggagggccgttcccctcccctcccactgcCCCCCCTTCATCACCCACCCTCTGGGGGGTGTAAATCTCCCTCACCGATCTcacccacacccctgtgtcGAGGCACGCTGACATTTGAGGGgaaggtgtttctgtctccGTCGGAATGTGGCGTGCGGAGACGTCATTCCTTCACACCTTCAGCAAGCACGGCGGCCATTATTAACAAGCTCAGTGTCTCTGAGAATGTCCTCCTctcgtctctctccccctgtttcgctccatctctctctcttctccccctgtctgtctccccccccccccgtctgtttgtctctcttgctcgccctgtctgtctctccctctctctccccctgtctgtttgtctctctcgctccgcctgtctgtccctctctctcccctgtctgtctctttctctgggtAGGACTGGTAGGACAGGAAGCTCACCTGGGGGGGTTAGTGTGCAGGGAGAGGTGTGTGGGAATCCTACTGAGAGAGCTGTCCAGTGCACAGGCCTGAGCATCAGCATACAGATGcgtatgtgtctttgtgtgtgtatgtatgtatgtatgtatgtgtctttgtgtgtgtgtgtgtgtgtgtgtgtgtgtgtgtgtgtgtgtgtgtgtgtgtgtgtgtgtgtgtgtgtgtgtgtgtatgtatgtatgtgtatttgtgtgtatgtatgtatgtatgtatgtatgtgtctttgtgtgtggatgtatgtatctatgtatgtatgtgtctttgtgtgtgtgtgtgtgtgtgtatgtatgtatgtatgtatgtatgtatgtgtctttgtgtgtgtatgtatgtatgtgtctttgtgtctgtgtgtgtgtctgtatgggcctgtgtgggtgtgggtgttacCTGCTTGTACTCAGGGCTGTTATTCTTTCTGGGCTGGTTCTGCTtggtctgtactgcagctcCCGACCCGTTAAACAGTAATAAGGTCACTGAGTGGCCCAGAGGCTTATAGGATATTTGCTGGAGCGCGTCTGCATTGCAGATGTAGGTGTAGTGTTTGTGCAGGAGGTGTGGACATGTCCCCGTTTAGAGGGAACATCAGTCACCCCTCGCACTTTGGGCGACAGGGCCACTGGCTGCCAACATACCCCCACCACCAACCACCAGTTCCCTCAACACGCACACTATATTCACTTTCTACCTtgctttttataaaataataagcaCGTGAGGTTAAGAAAAACTCTTTAGTGGGGAGTTGTGTCTTGTTGTGTTGGCTTAGCAGGGCCTCCAGTGTAACTCCAACAGCTTGTGCGTCCCGTAGTCCATTAGCCGTTTTCCAGTTGCAGCTCTACCGCTCAGCTGGGATACGGACTCTGAAAACATTCCGGTTATGGACTGTGTTTCCGGAATGGCGTGTCTCATGGCTGGAATAGGACTGTGTGTTACACCAGGTCCTTATGAACGCTGGACACTGTGTGAGAACAGAAATTCTGTCTAAAATGCGAAACCTTTCTATATTAGCTCTCCTTCAGAATGGCTCTTTAACTCCTTTATAAACAGTGCACGGCAGCTTGATAAGCATGACAGAAACATTAATCAATCCTTATCCATCCATCGAAGAATTgcatcctttttatacatagttcctccattttaggggaccaaaagtatttggacagcttctcagctgtttctgattagtcaggtgtattcaatcacttcctttgtGCAGGTATACGAAAGCTTTGAGTATCTAGTTTTGACTcgaggcttttgattgcctttggagtctgttattggccttTGTCAATACGAGAACCAGAGTTGTGCccatgacagtcaaggaagccattatgaggctgtgGAATGAGAAAAAACGGTTAGAGAAGGTTTGAAAGAGACGCATAGCACTTTCTCCTCAGTCTCCGCTCTGACACGGACAGCCGTTTCTCTGGAattacagaaaagaaaaacaaacagtgtaTTAAAAATAGCCGGGGACAGATCGCGGCCTCATCGTCCCGGAAACCGGTTCCTGACATGGTCACCTCCCGTCTGGAATGGCAGGAATGGAAAGATCTCTGGGCTGGTGATTCCCCAGTGCTGTTCCACCTGCTCCGGAGCGCTTCCCCGCCTGCTCCCGCTCTGCGCTCCTCCCCACCTGCTCCCGCTCTGCGCTCCTCCCCACCTGCTCCCGCTCTGCGCTCCTCCCCTCCTGCTCCCGCTCTGCGCTCCTCCCCTCCTGCTCCCGCTCTGCGCTCCTCCCCACCTGCTCCCGCTCTGCGTTCCTCCCCACCTGCTCCCGCTCTGCGCTCCTCCCCACCTGCTCCCGCTCTGCGCTCCTCCCCACCTGCTCCCGCTCTGCGCTCCTCCCCACCTGCTCCCGCTCTGCGCTCCTCCCCACCTGCTCCCGCTCTGCGCTCCTCCCCACCTGCTCCCGCTCTGCGTTCTTCCCCAAggtctctcctgtgtctcccACGTCTCATCCCCTTCTCCCTGCTGTCTTACCTGCTTCTCCCCGTTCCCTCTCCTGCATCTCAAACCTGCCATTCTCTCGCCCTGTCTCTCctgcgctctcacacactctctcccgctctctctcactgtcctgcgctctctcacactctctcctgtgctctctcacactctctcccgctctctcacactctcttctgcgttctcactctctctcactctctctcgcacttgCCTTGTTTTTTATGGTCTCTCTGCATCTTCTAGTTTTTCACCAACTTAGGAGTGTGCTACTGACCACCAGCTTCAGACAATAGACagtggtgtgaatgcaatgctcttatataaatataaaacaagctttTGTCGGGGAGGTGAGACTTCAATTACCCCAATATTAATTGGAAACTGGTGACAGGGAGAAAGTGAGTGGGAATGCAAGTCTTCTTTCCCTTTCCCCTCCCCCCGTTTGTCCCTGTTATTTCACCCTGTTTCTGCGTTCTCAGTCTTTTCttctgctctcactctctctctcgccctatTTCCCTGCTCTTTCCCTCCCGCTGTCATCTCAGTTCTCAGAGCCGACACAAAGCTTTCATTGTTCCGGGCCGATCGTTGCCAGGGAGTTTCCTCTCTTGTCTCCTCGGCGACAAAGGCCACCTGTCCGTCACCCGGGCGACGCCAGCCCTCGACGTCAGTCTTTGAGGCTCCCCCGACTCGAGAACCTTTAAGTTGGACTAGGCCTAGCGGCCACGCCCGCGACAGACCACCGCAGATGGTGGGGTCAGAAGCGGGGGAGGGGGCACGCGCAGTCGAGCCGGCACAACGGAATCTCTGTGTGAGGTTCCGGAGCTCGGCGGGCCGCCGGTGTTCCATTCCGGCCCAGCCCCGGACATTCCTCCTGTCTGAGAGCCGGGCTCACACATCCCATTCCcccaggggctgctgggagacGTAGTCCCGGGCCCACCTGGAAGCGGTGTATACAGGGACACCGGGGTCTTTTGAGGTGGAGGCTGTTAAAAGGAGGCCCGTCTTATATTTTAGTCATCGGACCAATGAGCGTGTGCAACGTGACTCATAAACCGTACTCGGAGGAGAACTTGAGTTCTGTATTTTTAAACGTTTGTCTATTTCTGTACAAGTTTGCATCAGGCCCTTCCTGGGGGGTGTATGTGGTGTCTAGTAAGTGTCCTTCCCTTCCCCCTGTCTGATCTCTCTctattccccctctccctccctccctcaggttCATCCTCCAGTCTAAAGATGTCATCAATCGGCAGTTGGTGGAGAAACAGAAGACTGCTGATGAGAAGATCAAAGAACTCGAGGTCAGATTCTGTACAACTTGTGGTCAGTCTCAGAAAGAGTCATACTCAACATCTAAATGCACACataagcatacacacataccacacacacacacacacactcccttacTCACAAACTCGCAAGTACcacctcacacgcacacacacacacacacatacagacattacattacattacattacaggcatttagcagacactcttatccagagcgacgtacaacgaattGTACGTTCATACACATAGTCTTGCCCATGCATACACATTCAAATGACAACAGGCTCACAAACTTGCAGTGTGCCTCactccccaccccacacacgcacacacagacacatgcccaGCCACCCACGCACATTCATGCAAATACTCTTACCATGCATGCACATTCAAATGACCACAGGCACTAATTTGCAgtgtgacacgcacacacacacacacgcacacacacacacacacacgcgcgcacacgcacacgcccacacccacacacacatgcacacacacacacacacacacacacacacacacacacgcgcccacacccacacacacacacacacgcacacacacacacacacacacacacacacgcgcgcacacgcacacgcacacacccacacacgcacacacacacacacacacacacacacacacacacacgcacgcacgttcATATTCCCTCATTCACACCAGCCTGCTGTTCCCGCCGCACGCTGCGTGGAGTCGGATGTTGTGCGTGAGTCACAGAGATCAGAGCGGAGtgactcatcacacacacagcgctgcaGCTCGTTATTGGGCCTGCGTGCTCTTTGTGTGACACCTGTACGCTAAAACACGGCCCTGTCATCGACCCCCTTTCATGTGTCACCTCCGTGTCAGACGCTGTCCCGCGGTTCCTGCCATTTTCACCGTCTGCCACCCCGCTTTTCTCTTTCTGTGACTCAGTGAGAAACCAGGCAGCGGGATGGGGCACAGGCAGCCAGGGGATTCCTGGTTTTGTTCACTAACTTTGTAAACTCTCCTTTACTCTTTTAGTGCCTCAGAGAAAGAGCACAATTAGCCTCTTTATTTGAATGGAGCAGATGTTGTTTTCTACTACACTGCTGTGACGTGGGCCCAAGCCCTCAGGGCTTATAGACCCAGCTGTACACAGCCCTCTCTGAACGCGAATGCAGTTCATTACTGATTTACTGTGTGGAAAGACTCTGAGCTTTCCATGCAGAAACAACAATTAACAATGCTGGAAGAGGGTTTGCTGCATTCTGAACACGCAGGTGCACTGATTTTGACATTTTAGTTCAGCTTTGATTTGGGCAATATCAGGTTTATAATAGTGTGGTTGTACAAGCAGGGAAATGCATGGCTTGACAGGGCTCttcaacaacagcaacaatgacAACCTGATTTCACCAAACGCCGAACACATAATTTTGTGATTTAATCTAGGAAACACCTGTACTGTGATGTTACAAAATACTTGGCAAGCTACTTAACTATCAGAAATACCATACTGTTAATATTACACCGTTACCCGATATTACTAATACACAAAATAATGCTGCTCTCAACCATTCTATAAATGACCTTGCTAAAGTTAGCAAGGAATGACAACTAGctaaggtagctagctaactagttctTATACTCCCATTTAAAGTGAGCAAGCTAGCCAGTTTATTTACTGTAATATTATTGAGTAGAGAATAGTGTGAATGTATTTTCAGCTGGAATTTAAAAGATACAGCTAGCACTAATACTATGTTTGCCATTTTTAGCTACTTCTATCACACATAACAAATGAGTGAAATCTCTAGTGTGCATAAACAACATACATGAGTGGAGCGCGActgatttatttactttttgccACCTTAGCCCTGTTTATGTTTAGTTCATCTGTCAGTTCCTCTGAGTGTGATACTTGAGGCTTCAAagctttaaaaataatttattggtCAAATAAAGCTTTGTGATTGAGTGAATACCTGTCCATGTCAGGTTGTTTTTGTATTGGCCTGTGTTGGTGTTGTTGAGAATGCCTGTGGAATTATTTGTGGAAGAGAATCGCGTGTCTCGTGTATTAATAGAACCTGTTAATAATATCGTTGGGCTTCGACAGAGTTGCGGTTTTGTTAGATAAATCATGTGCCGAGGATAAGAACTGCGAGGTATCGACAGACGCAGACACTGAGGGGGAAAGGCAGGTTAATTTTATCCTCACAAAACACCAATTCCAGCATAAGGAagctcccagctcccagctcacagtgaattcattgtttattttaaagggCGAGAATGAGACTTTTCTTTCCACTTTCAACATGAAGTAacttttattgttttactgTTGTCAGTTATTGTTCTGCTGTGCCGCcctcctgcacaaacacacacatactgcacacacgcacacatacacacacccacacacatacacatgcacataccagTACTTgtaagcagcacacacacacacacacttttttaaGAAGTAAGGGAAGTCTGCTCCTTGTATTTCACCCCGTGTCCTCAGGcagtatttgtgtttttccgTGTTTTACTTGTTAGTTCTTTGTTTTTCACCAAATCTATTTTGAGAtttttgtggaatgtgtttctgcgtgtgcgcgtgtatttctgtgtgtgggaAAAATTCAATGATCTCAGGATAacaaaggagggagggagaaaaagagggtgagagagggagaggaggagaacaagggagagagacagagagaaagagggtgaaagagagagaggagagtgagaaaacgaggtagagagaaagaggttgagagagg contains:
- the pfdn1 gene encoding prefoldin subunit 1 — its product is MAAPIDLELKKAFGELQVKMIDTQQKVKLADLQIEQLSRVKKHANLTNAEITTLPNTTRMYEGVGRMFILQSKDVINRQLVEKQKTADEKIKELEQKKTYLERSVKDAEDNIREMLMSRRAQ